A genomic segment from Bradyrhizobium sp. ISRA430 encodes:
- the tnpB gene encoding IS66 family insertion sequence element accessory protein TnpB (TnpB, as the term is used for proteins encoded by IS66 family insertion elements, is considered an accessory protein, since TnpC, encoded by a neighboring gene, is a DDE family transposase.): MLIVPAGVKVHLALGYTDMRKGIDGLAMLVQEVKKDPFSGHLFAVRGKKASMLKVLFWFGNGLCLFTKRIDQGRFVWPVTAGYDGSITLTPAQLAMLIEGIDWRAPKRVWKPAIAG, translated from the coding sequence ATGCTGATTGTTCCTGCTGGCGTCAAAGTGCACCTGGCGCTTGGCTACACGGACATGAGGAAAGGCATAGATGGCCTCGCCATGTTGGTCCAGGAAGTGAAGAAAGATCCGTTCTCCGGTCATCTGTTTGCCGTCCGCGGCAAGAAGGCATCGATGTTGAAGGTCTTGTTCTGGTTCGGCAACGGTCTTTGCCTGTTCACCAAGCGGATCGACCAGGGTCGCTTTGTCTGGCCGGTAACGGCAGGTTACGATGGTTCGATCACGCTGACACCGGCGCAGCTTGCGATGCTGATTGAAGGCATCGACTGGCGCGCACCCAAGCGCGTGTGGAAGCCGGCCATCGCAGGCTAA
- a CDS encoding IS66 family transposase, with the protein MQFDLTNLPPDTAPLHRLVRDIAAAVEHKDNEVERLQSIIKQLQRMQFGRRSERIDPDQLALGLEDVDSDIGRIRESHPTIVTDNPDTPSRRKPLPAHLPREDVLLDVKDRVCACCGGTVHAIGESVSEMLDWVPAQLRVVHITRPKYACRSCNKMVQAAAPERPIAGGLASPALLAQVLVSKYCDHTPLYRQSQIFARLGVDLTRSTLAGWVGGACWWLEALHERLCKNVFASDHLFADDTPVPVLDPGRGRTKTGRLWVYAREQRPWCGPEPPAAVYLFVPDRKAERPAAHLADFKGVLHVDGYAGFERLAINEDVVLAACWSHTRRKFYEVAGATGSPVATEALRRIGTLYAIECRVRWQSSAHRLAERWSFSKPVVQALHSWLEMQLLLVSGRSTLAEAIRYALSRWEGLTRFLHDGRIELDTNPVERAIRPVALGRKNHLFAGSDGGGHRWAVACSLIMTCKLNDVEPYVYLRDVLQRIVDGHPVNRLDELLPRTWSSEGAPATTVWAKPDSRQTANMGP; encoded by the coding sequence ATGCAGTTCGATCTGACCAATCTTCCGCCAGACACAGCTCCTCTGCATCGCCTGGTTCGCGACATTGCTGCGGCCGTCGAGCACAAAGATAACGAGGTCGAGCGTCTCCAGTCGATCATCAAACAGCTTCAGCGAATGCAGTTCGGACGTCGTTCCGAGCGCATCGACCCAGACCAACTGGCGCTCGGTCTGGAGGATGTCGATAGCGATATCGGCCGCATCCGGGAGAGCCATCCAACGATCGTTACGGACAATCCGGATACGCCGTCGCGGCGCAAGCCGTTGCCCGCTCATCTGCCTCGCGAGGACGTCTTGCTCGATGTCAAGGACAGGGTCTGCGCTTGCTGTGGCGGAACAGTGCATGCCATCGGCGAGAGCGTCAGCGAAATGCTGGACTGGGTACCGGCACAACTTCGTGTCGTGCACATCACTCGTCCAAAGTACGCGTGTCGCTCCTGCAATAAAATGGTGCAGGCGGCCGCGCCGGAGCGGCCGATTGCAGGTGGGCTGGCATCGCCGGCGCTGCTCGCGCAAGTGCTGGTCAGTAAGTATTGCGACCACACTCCGCTTTATCGGCAGTCGCAAATCTTTGCCCGACTCGGTGTCGATCTCACCCGTTCGACGCTGGCCGGCTGGGTTGGTGGCGCGTGCTGGTGGCTGGAAGCCCTGCACGAACGATTGTGCAAGAACGTGTTTGCTTCCGATCATCTGTTCGCCGACGACACGCCCGTTCCTGTGCTCGATCCCGGCCGAGGACGGACGAAGACCGGGCGTCTTTGGGTCTATGCTCGCGAACAGCGGCCATGGTGCGGGCCTGAGCCGCCGGCCGCGGTCTATCTGTTTGTTCCGGACCGCAAAGCTGAGCGTCCGGCAGCTCATCTTGCCGACTTCAAAGGCGTCCTGCATGTCGACGGATATGCCGGCTTCGAGCGGCTCGCCATTAATGAAGACGTTGTTCTGGCGGCCTGCTGGAGCCACACGAGGCGCAAGTTCTATGAGGTAGCCGGGGCGACCGGATCGCCCGTGGCGACCGAAGCCCTGCGCCGGATCGGCACACTCTATGCCATCGAATGCCGTGTCCGCTGGCAGTCGTCGGCTCATCGGCTCGCCGAGCGATGGTCCTTCTCCAAGCCAGTCGTTCAAGCATTGCATTCCTGGCTGGAGATGCAGCTTCTCCTCGTCTCTGGCCGCAGCACGCTTGCCGAAGCGATCCGTTACGCGCTCTCGCGCTGGGAGGGGTTGACGCGATTCTTGCATGATGGTCGCATTGAGCTCGACACAAATCCGGTCGAACGCGCGATCAGGCCTGTGGCGCTCGGCCGCAAGAACCACCTGTTCGCCGGGAGCGACGGCGGCGGACATCGCTGGGCTGTCGCCTGCTCGCTGATCATGACCTGCAAGCTCAACGACGTCGAACCTTACGTCTACCTGCGTGACGTGCTGCAGCGGATTGTCGACGGACATCCCGTCAACCGTCTCGACGAATTGCTGCCGCGGACCTGGAGCTCCGAAGGAGCCCCCGCTACCACCGTCTGGGCAAAGCCAGACTCCCGCCAAACGGCGAACATGGGACCGTAG
- a CDS encoding lytic transglycosylase domain-containing protein — MRIRRVLRAISLFDRLPDHSSVSIKVCKASACATECLAQLGTRVCAVVPLMLLLAALDSVALAQSGSTAQPAISQTARSFAGFINEASQRFAIAPNWIRSVQSIESAGDVHARSPKGAMGLMQIMPATWAELRKRYHLGNDPYDPHDNILAGTAYLRELLDRYGSPGVFAAYNAGPCRYEEHLAGGPLPDETRAYVAKLANLLAIELPPRWTSSGQPSAAATLFVTRSNLMKTRDRLLALMPSSGVTTAILASDVSPMVPRPIGVFVPQSASEVSQ; from the coding sequence GTGCGTATTCGACGCGTTCTCCGCGCTATTTCCTTGTTCGATCGATTGCCGGATCATTCCTCCGTCTCGATCAAGGTCTGCAAGGCCAGCGCGTGCGCGACAGAGTGCTTGGCTCAGTTGGGCACGCGCGTTTGTGCTGTCGTGCCCCTGATGCTTCTTCTGGCCGCGCTCGACAGTGTTGCTTTGGCCCAGAGCGGATCAACCGCCCAGCCGGCGATCAGTCAGACCGCTCGCTCCTTTGCTGGCTTCATCAATGAAGCTTCACAACGCTTTGCGATTGCGCCGAACTGGATCCGATCAGTCCAAAGCATCGAGAGTGCTGGGGACGTGCACGCCAGATCGCCGAAAGGCGCAATGGGCCTGATGCAAATCATGCCGGCGACTTGGGCGGAACTTCGCAAGCGCTACCATCTCGGGAACGATCCCTACGACCCGCACGACAACATTCTGGCCGGTACGGCTTACTTGCGCGAACTGCTCGATCGGTATGGCTCGCCTGGCGTGTTTGCCGCGTACAACGCGGGACCATGTCGCTATGAAGAGCATCTCGCAGGCGGCCCTTTGCCAGACGAGACGCGAGCATACGTCGCAAAGCTTGCAAATCTGCTTGCCATCGAACTGCCGCCGAGGTGGACGTCCAGCGGACAGCCATCAGCAGCTGCGACACTATTCGTCACGCGATCCAATCTAATGAAAACGCGCGATCGGTTGCTGGCGCTCATGCCGTCGAGCGGTGTCACGACCGCAATCTTGGCGTCCGATGTTTCGCCCATGGTCCCCCGGCCTATTGGCGTGTTCGTCCCTCAATCGGCTTCGGAGGTATCGCAATGA